The Planctomycetia bacterium genome contains the following window.
GGTCCTTCCGTGTCAGCCAGTCCGCTGCGTCTCGTCGTCCACGGTGCCGCCGGCCGCATGGGGCAGCGCGTGATCGCCTGCGCCGCCGCCGACACGCCCCCCTGGACGCTCGTGGCGGCGATCGAGCGGGCGGGGCATCCGCGGTCGGGCGTCGATGCGGGAACGCTCGCGGGCCTCGGGGCGGCCGGCGTGGCCGTGTCCGACGCCTGGGACGTGCCGGCCGACGTGGTCATCGACTTTTCGCTGCCGGAAGCGGTGGAGGGGATCGTGGCCGCCTGCGTGGCCCGCACCCTCCCGCTCGTCGTGGCGACGACCGGCCTCGAGGACCGGGAGCGGCTGGCGATCGCGCATGCCGCCCGCACGATCCCGGTGCTGCAGTCGCCGAGCATGAGCCTGGCGGTGAACATCTCCATGGATCTCGTCGGCCGCGCGGCCGCCCTGCTGGCGCGGGTCGGCGGCCGGACCGACGTGGAGATCATCGAGTGCCACCACCGCCACAAGGAGGATTCGCCGAGCGGCACGGCGCTGAAGTTCGGCGCCATCGTCCGCGAGCAGATGGGGCAGTCGCGCGAGACGCACGGCCGGTCCGGTCGGCCCGGCGCCCGTCCCGCCGACGAGATCGGCTACCACGC
Protein-coding sequences here:
- the dapB gene encoding 4-hydroxy-tetrahydrodipicolinate reductase, whose translation is MSASPLRLVVHGAAGRMGQRVIACAAADTPPWTLVAAIERAGHPRSGVDAGTLAGLGAAGVAVSDAWDVPADVVIDFSLPEAVEGIVAACVARTLPLVVATTGLEDRERLAIAHAARTIPVLQSPSMSLAVNISMDLVGRAAALLARVGGRTDVEIIECHHRHKEDSPSGTALKFGAIVREQMGQSRETHGRSGRPGARPADEIGYHAVRAGDNPGEHTILFGMDGESFAVNVRATSRDCYARGALAAARFLVGRPAGLYSMRDVLGLT